In Electrophorus electricus isolate fEleEle1 chromosome 14, fEleEle1.pri, whole genome shotgun sequence, a single window of DNA contains:
- the cd79b gene encoding B-cell antigen receptor complex-associated protein beta chain, whose protein sequence is MYHLSFNCFLLALVNLSVTTAHFNIYQVPRFYSTKVGRRVSMLCYCKNLNKGKLQVEWYKAEKYIDTHRLKLENSRAINDSGSLHILKVEVKDSGIYFCKINKTWGLGTELQVIRHIDQTAAERRSKMKDLIIFIQTFFLMLCIALFWIKCNKLVNKEEAVYEEPEDDHTYEGLEIEHCGGDLYEDIHAYSQCQEAEESLESPDRE, encoded by the exons ATGTATCACCTGAGTTTCAATTGTTTTCTCCTAGCACTGGTAAACCTCTCAG ttACCACAGCGCATTTTAACATTTACCAGGTGCCCAGGTTTTACAGCACCAAAGTCGGTAGGAGAGTAAGCATGTTGTGCTACTGCAAGAATTTAAATAAGGGAAAGCTGCAGGTGGAGTGGTACAAGGCAGAGAAGTACATAGATACGCATAGGTTGAAGCTGGAAAACTCCAGGGCCATCAACGATTCAGGCAGTCTGCACATCCTGAAAGTGGAGGTCAAGGACAGTGGCATTTACTTCTGCAAGATCAACAAAACTTGGGGACTTGGAACCGAGTTACAAGTGATCA GACACATCGatcaaacagcagcagagaggaggagcaagaTGAAAGACCTGATCATTTTCATCCAGactttcttcctcatgctgtgTATAGCTCTTTTCTGGATCAAATGTAACAAACTA gtgAACAAAGAAGAGGCTGTATATGAGGAACCTGAGGATGACCACACATATGAA GGTCTGGAAATCGAGCACTGTGGTGGTGACCTTTATGAAGACATTCATGCTTATTCTCAGTGCCAGGAAGCAGAAGAATCCTTGGAGTCCCCGGATCGAGAGTGA